AATGCCGTCTAATCAAGAGCATTTGGAGGAGGTATGTAGATCACGGTCCATCAACACCGCAGACCACTCATTTGGAGATGGGCTGAGTCTCGCGCTCAAGCCACGAGCGGGTGAGATTATCTTCCCGGAAGAAGTGCTCTGTCTTCGCCCAGATCTCAGCGTGGTAGTCATTAACCCACTTAATCTCGGCGTCGCTCAAAAGCGACGGCTCAATCAGGTTGCGGCCAATAGGAGTCATTGTAACGTGCTCAAAGCCTAGCCACTGCTTGTCGCCAAAGTTGTGGGGGGTTTTAACTTCACGAGCCATGACAATGTCTATAAAGAATGGGATTAGCATTTTTCCACTATAATCACAGGCGGTATAACCCACTCTCGATTCGAATACCAAATTTGCCATCCTCGTAGTATCCGGGTTCTATGGTAAAAATTAGTTTGGAGCTGCTATAAATAGAGGAAGAGAGACAAACCATCTGAAATGACGTTTCCGGCTGCAATGGGGACCTCGGTATACTGAACCCGAGTGCCGATGCCAATAGGACCCTCGTGGACATTCTGTACAGAGATTAGCGAAACATAAGATGTTTGATCGGTGATAATACTCACCAGATAGGAGCCAACGCCATGACCTGTTCCGTGGAGGTAATCCAAGCCATCCTTCCACAAGTGCTGGCGCGCCAACACATCAATTGCAAAGCCACTGGTTCCCTTGGGGAACACTGCCATGTCAATTCCAATAGTTCCTTTCAGCACCAGCGTGAAAGCACGTTTCTCGAACTCTGTGGGAGTGCCGAAGTGGAATGTTCTCGTGGTGTCGGTTGTTCCATCGAGGTATTGGCAACCGGAGTCGCAGAGATAGATGGCATTGGGGTCGATGATAGCACAGCTTCCCTTCTCGGGGCTATAGTGGATGACGGCACCGTTGGGACCAGTCGAGGAGATGGTATCGAAGGAGAGACCGGCGAATAAATCATGCTTGGAGCGGATCTGTTCCAACTTGTCAGCTCCGTCGACTTCGTCCAAGACAGTCTTCTTGTTGACGAGTTCGTTCTCAAGCCAAGCAAAGTACTCGGTCAGGGCAGCACCGTCACGGATATGGCAAGCCCGCATTCCTTCGAGTTCGACTTCGTTCTTAACAGCCTTTGCATCCGCGACTGGGCTACGTGTCTCTTCGACCTGTCCTTCGccaccaaggccaaggctgagAGCCCAAGAAGCCTTGTTCGACAACAAAAACTTGGCGCCGTTCACACCCGCGGACTGGCTTTTGGTGCTGAGGGCTTTAGCGTCAGCAAAGATGGAATCGTATGGCTTGACGACAACATCTTGCCCCAAGTGAACCTTGACCTCTGGAGTCAATTTGTCATCCTCGACGTAGATCTCAGCGGTGGTGGGTGTAATCACGGCATAGGAGAAAAATACGGGGTTATAGGGAATACTGTTCAGAGTCAGTCTCCTGCCTAACGATGCATCTCGGTAAAGAGACTGTTCTTACTCGGTTCCTCTCAGGTTGAACAGCCAAGCAATCTCATCGAGCATAGCTGCAATAAATTAGTCACTCTGCAGAGCCGGGAAGTGTGTGAGGCAGTCGTACAAATGATAAATCCAGCCTTCTTCTTTGACTCAAGTTCCTTCCGCAGTTCGGCCACCTTTTCTTGGAATGCCTTGCCGGCATACTTCTCAGGATGAACGCGCACTTTTTCACTGGGACGCGCGGGGCGTTGCTCGCCCCAAACCAAGTCGACCAAGTTCTCTCGGACCCCTACCAGGGATGAACCGTTCTTCTTAAGGGTCTCTGCCAACTTCCGCGCACCAGCTATTGAAGATTAGCCCCACCGTGCCATTCCACCTCCGAAAAAAGCAACACTCACCCGCTGTGATCAGAGAGGGGTCGACGCCCACAGCTTTGCCTCCTTGGGCCTCCTCCGTGGTCCTATCAACAAGATCAGTTCCCGTACGGATCATTCCCCGTAACTGTCATCCCGTACCATTCCTGCCATGTGGGCACGCCTTCGACTCCACCCTTCAAGAGCAGCCAGTTGGAATCCAATTGTTTCGCGGCTTGGTTGAAGTACCGTCCATCGGTGGAAAGTGCGGCTTTGCTCAGCGAAATGATTGCAGTACCGGCCGAGCCAGAGAATCCCGAAATGAATTCTATGGAGATGTTAGCCAACGGTGTGGGCAAATTAAAAGGAAGCGGGGCAATTGTTGACCTCGGCGGGCATCGCATGGTGCAATGTACTCGGACTGGTGGCTATCTTCTGAGGGCACAACTATACGAAGCTGGTAAGTATAACTCAAGGTCTAAGCAACCCATGGAGATACAAAAATGATGTCATACTGTAAACATCGACCTTGTGCTGCTGCATCAACTGCCTCAGCTTTGATAGGCGTTCAGAGGTATCCACGGCCCCCATATCGACTGTGTAGAGTGGCCTGAAAACGGAGAAGTATCTTGGATGGGAGACAGGCCTTAGCGATCGCAAAGATGTCCAAAGGCGAATTGGACGGGAGAGGAGCATGGACACTGGTAGACTTTAAAGAGGTTCCTCCTCAACCTGTTAGCTTTTGAGAAGCTAAGCGAAGCCGGGGTTAAAGGCGTCAGGTAAGTGCACGATAAGCTAATTCCGTAGGTCGTGTGGGCTCCGTTTAAGTGGCCTTTTACCAGTGGAGAGGCCATATCGCGGCTACACACGGCTCGCTTTGTGTTGTCATGTTTGCACTGAACATTAAGTAATAGAGGGACTTTGGGATAATCGTACACAATCGCATTGTTCTTTCCAGCTTTTCTTCCTATTTGGGGGAACGGATCCTAAATAGCTTTTCAGCTCAATCAACGGTATTTTGCAAATTCTTTTAATGGCCTAGGCTAAGCTTGATATCCTTGAAGCAACGATGCTAGCGCCAATAGGCCCTGTGGCTGGTTACTTTGTGGTTTTGTGGTATAAAATAAAAACAATACTGTATCATCATCAGAGGCTAGAAATGAACGCGCCAGTCTCAGTATGTTGTAAGTAAAAGAAAGCCCAAGTTGAAGGAACTTGAGTGGAGACAGCTGGGGCGTCTTTCTGGATTCTTTTATTTCTCAAAGTCGTAGAGTCCATAGAAATGATAAGAAGCAAAATTCCGGGGGAGAAAATTGTTACGTATAACATAAGATGTTGTCCAGCCTGCTATTGGCTTGAGACTTTGTCCATGTATAGCTAAACCGGATAAGGTCACGTGCCTGGAAAGCAGAGGGCGAACCCCGCAGTCACCGCTTCACAAACCGCCTTAGAACTGATTGGCTAAGTGATGCAAACAATAGATTCTGCCCGTCATTTGCCCCGTGCTTGTATATGTCACTTCtctttttcattttcacaACCACGCGTTTGCTGAGACGAAATGGCAACCTGGATGTCTGACGAGGGTCTTGGAGCCAGAGAGTCAATCTCGGAAGCTCATATTGTATGTGTGCCACGTCTATCTGTATGATCCAACGGCCAACAAAGAACCAGCTAGTCACCGAGCTCTATAACCCAGCGAACCAACGGGACCCCGCCAGAATTAATGAGATCCAGACGCGCCTCCAGCAACTCCAGAAGACTGAGAATGCATGGGCAATTGCTGACTCACTTCTACAAAATGAACACTCTGCCCAGCATCGCTTCATGGGAGCCCTTACATTCACAGTAAAGATCAATGTCTCATGGTACGGATAATCTCTCCGATCCGCACGACTTCGACCTCATCCTAATGTGACAAGTGATTGCTGATCCCGGGTATTATTAGGAATGAAATCAACCAAAATTCGGCCACAGAGATTATGCAGCATCTGATCAATCGGTTTGTTGCTTTGGCAACCAATGGTGAACAAGCAATGGTTGTGAGAAAGCTTGCCTCAAGCTTGGTCGCCATTTTCAGGCACCCTGTCACACCATGGAAACAAGCTATCTGGCAACTGGCCGCAAGCCTCGTTCACGGCGGATACGTATCCGAGGATCAATCACAAGCGGTGGATTTTCAGGAGCAGATACTGCCAGCTTTGAGCAAGAGTGGATCAGGTGCCCTACTGTTTTTCTCCATTGCGCTCGCCGAGGAGGCTCTCCGACTTGATTCCGAACCCCAGGAAGGGTCTGGAGACAGCTCTGCTGTACAGCGAGCCATACACAATGTAAAGGATGGGTTGCTCTTAGTTCAATTTGTTCTTGGGGAGATCATGCAGCACGCAAAGGTAGCTGGGGATGATGTGATTGATGTGGCACTAGCGGCTGAAGCCATGAATTCATGGAAGGTGAGTTAATCTCTGTTTTTGGTATTTCCGTCATGAAGAGCGCGATCGCTAATTTAAGTCTTACCTCGCAGACATGGCTAGGTATTCATGGGAATCGCCAACGCTCTTCTGCTGGAGATGTCAATGCATTGTCTGTGCAATGTGGCCAGACCGTCATTGAGACATTGAGGATACCCAGCTTGAGCGAGAGTGCAGCTTCTATTTTGACCCAAGCCTTTGAAAGCCGCCGCTGGGCGTTTGACGACAACTCATTGTGGCTTATATCTGAAATTATCGCCGATTCAATAGTAACAGTTCACATTGCTGCTGTGAGGAGTGGCGACGAAGGAGTGGAAAGCATGTCGTTTGTTGACCTTTTGATTGCATATGTCTCGCATTTGCACTTGGATCTCTTCAGCGATCCCATGACCCCACAAAATGCAGCGATCCTCACATTTGTCCACGGGATTTTCAAAACCCCTGGCTATGCTTCCATTGATGATCTCGGAACCCCACGTGTCTTGGAGTTCTGGAACGACATCGCAGAGAGTCTCCCTGATCAACTCGAAGAAGGAAGCTCCAGGTATGACTTGGTAAAGTCACATCTAGCTGAGGTTGTCTTGGGTCTTTCCAGCAAACTGCTATATCCCAGGTCGGAAGACTTGGAAGACTGGGGCGAGGAAGAGCGGAGTGAATTCGGTGCCTTCCGTCATGAGGCCTGTGATTACTTACTTTCAGCATACCCTGTTCTCGGTGTCGAACTGGTCACTGTCTTCCAAAGAAGCGCTTCGTCCTGCCTGGAAAGTCGGGACTGGCGCAATTTTGAGACTGCCATGTTCTGCATAGCTCAGCTCTCAGAAGCAGTAGATGAAAATGGCCATGCCGATCAGTGTCTCGATGCCATCTTTGGCAGCGATGCTTTTGCCAGGCTGTGCGCGGGTGGGGAGACTGGAATACCACTCAAGGCTCGTCAGACCCTGGTGGATTCATTCGGAAAGTACGAATCCTACTTTGAGCGTCACAGTTTGTTACTTCCGGGTGTTCTGAACATCCTGTTCGAGTCTCTCAACTTCGAGCTGTGTGCGCACACGGCTTCACGGTCGATATTGACTCTTTCAAAATCGTGTGCTCGTGTCTTGACGTCAGATCTTCCTGCATTCTTAGATCAACTGGACCAATTCAGAAGCAAGCCGACAGCAACTGTCTCCACCATGCCTAAAGTCCTGGAGGGAATTGCGACCATCATTCAGAGCCTGCCTAGTGACCAGGAAAAAGTACAGATGCTCGAGAGAATTCTCGGCTTCTTTGTTCAGGAAGCTAACACAGCACGGGAAGAGGTTACCGGTCCTGCTCATGAATTTGGCCGTCTACGCGGACACCTCGTGCTGAGCTGCATTGCGAGTGTCGGAAAAGGCCTTCGTTCAGAGAGTGAAGTCATCGATATCGAGCTCACAAAGGAAGGAAACCCATATCCTCCATCCTTCTGGAACTCCGGACCAGGCTCCGAAGCCCAGCGCCTGATTATGGAGGCCATGAGAGTTTTGATTGTCGATTTTCCCGTAGACAGCAGCATCATTGAAGCAGCCTGCGATATTTTGAAAGCTGGCTACACTGAGCGGGCTGGGCTTTTTGTCTTCCCGCCCTCTATGACAGTGGACTTTATCAAGAGCTTTCCCCTCGGCATCTCTGGAACAGATGTCATCATGGCGACCGCCTCTTCATTTTTGGCATCTCACGCTCGGCATGCGATGAATATTCGCAGTGAGGCCGAGGCACTCATCGATCATGTAGCCCAGCTCTTCTCCTCGATGCTCCGGGATGCGGATGTGTACGACCCCGAGACCGCAAATGCTGGTATTGATTTCCTTACACGCCTTCTACCAAAATACTACCCGATATTATTTACTCCTCTGAAGTCAAACCTGGGCGCAGAGTCTCCTCTCGCTGTGCTTCTTCATTTCACGCTTCACGCATTGACACGACCTGAACCACTTCCTCTCAGGGCTGCATCTGCATTCTGGATTGCATTAATAGATCTCCGCGGCAGCTCTACAGAAGAAATGAGCATACTCGAATCAGTCCACCAGGAGTTTATCCCACGCTTGTGTTACACAATCATTCAGCAGATCGCAGGCCGATGCGCAAGATCAGACTTGGTCTCTCTCAGCGATGCCTTGAGACGCGCTATTTTCAAAAAGATGGCAATGACGCGGCCGGCTCTAAAGGCTGCACTGGACTCTCTGAACGCTCAGGTCACAGATGCAAATGGACAACAAGTGCCGCTCCTATCGGCGCAAGACAAGTCGCGGTTCTTGGAGTCTCTCGCCATTGCTAGAGGCGGCCAGAAGCCGTCTCTAGATCTTGTGCGTTCcttttggttgaaatgcCGTGGGTTGAATTTCGATTACGCCCAGTAATGGAACTTGCGCATTGGTACACGACCTGATGATGGGGGTGCTTGGAGTTGATGGGTCCTGCAACTTCGGTGTTCATTTAGATATCCATTCGCATGACTTGCGCGGTGCAATTTGATTTATTCCTACTTGAGAGTTTCTAATTGCATTAATTTAAGTGCCAAAATTGAGAACTTTCCAAAATGTTGAACAGTTCAGCCGCCATGCATACAAAAAGGAATGGAACTGCTACTTCCAGAGGTACAAGATCCGCACCTAGACTCCTGTCCAGGTAGGATGCGCCACTGGATCAACCCCCCAACACGTCCTATCTTGTACCTGGACAAGAACAATTCCAAAAATCAAACAGCCAAGTTCAACTTGAGCACTCAAGAATCAGTTCATTTGATTGCGCGTGCTGTATGGTCGTGGCATCCTTCAGCTTTTCGGGGTACAACCCACCCGGGTTTCTGGCGAATGTCTCAACTTTCTAAACCCACACcatcatccatggatgtgaCTATAAGACCCACTTGGCATTGACGTACTAGCTTTCAAAAAATCAGTGATAGACGATCTCATTTTCAATCGCTTCGTTCTCGTTGACATTATCGGGATGATTTGGCTTTATATTGCATCCACGAACGTTGGGCTCAAGTATTGAGATTGTGCCTATCCCAGATTCTACAGTCCGTGCTCAATCACTATCCTTCTAGCTACAGCACCGAGCAGATGCATCTCCTCAAGTAAACATCTGAAAGAACATCGAAAATAACCACCACATGCGCTATCCTACTGCCCTTGCGAGCTGGAATAGGAACCAAAAGATAAACAGTGAGAAGAGGAGAATCTAGAAAGCTCTATAGATGCACGGGGGAGAAAAGAAGGGTTGATATTGGAATAAGCGAATGTTTGGCACTGATGCAACAGATTCGACATAACTACCCTGTAATACATAGCTGGAACCTAGCACTACCCAACCGAGTACATACGATTCTTGTAGAATCTTAGGAGTGAGTAGTGGTCACGTGATATCGGAATTGTGATGCTACATCGAACCACCAATGACAGTTCAACGAATTGGATGTAGAAACTCAGGAAAGGTATCTCCAGGCATTTCCTCTAGCTCTAATCCCCGACACTGTTCTAAATTGTAGTCCAATAGGCCTGTAACGAATAGACATATCCAAGCAAGCCCCTCTCTGCATAGCTTCTCAAGCTCAGAGCGTACATTTATGCAAAAAACGTTATTTAGTCATCAGTGGCAGTTTGGCAGAGTGGTCTAATGCGGTTGACTCGAAATCAACTCTCCTCGGAGGCGGCGGTTCGAATCCGCCAGCTGTCGTTTTTACTTTTTTCTTGCTTCTATCATCCTCAAATTTGGGTTAATTATGGCAAGCCCATACCAACAACTATGTTCGCATTCTTTCAACAAGACCGAGTGGCCAAGCGATATCCTGAATTCGACCTCCTAGTGGAAAATAGTACATTCGGGATCCGAGTCGAGTCCTAGTGCTGACGTCTGAAGTTCATTTTTCCCCTGGggtttttgttcttcaaaaGAAAGTCGTGGAGTTTATTGACATGCATGAAAAAGACTCTAGTTGACCCTGGGATCCAAGTAGGTAGAGGTAATAACGAACATTGGAAGCAAGCCTAGTCCAGTGTGTTGCCTTCAGCATTCTATCATTGATACCATACCAACACGCTTCAAGAAGATTGGCTCCAAAATGACAAACGATTCAAATCGTATAGCATATATGTCACGTTGGACATGTACTCATGGCTCATGTACAAGAAATCATGGGACGCAATGATCAAGGCTGAAACAAACTGACACAAAAGCAAATTTACCAACCGCGGCCAGCCAACTTGTCAGCTTCCGGCAAGTGCTTAACGTTGATACCTACCATGGCCTCACCAAGACCCTGGCTAACCTCAGCTAGAATCTTGGGGTCCTTGTAGTGAGTAACAGCCTGGACAATAGCGCGGGCGCGCTTCTTAGCATCACCGGACTTGAAGATGCCAGAGCCAACAAAGACACCATCGCAGCCCAGCTGCATCATAAGCGCTGCATCGGCAGGGGTGGCAACACCGCCAGCGGCGAAATTAACAACGGGTAGACGGCCGAGCTCAGCAGCCTGGCGAACAAGCTCATAGGGAGCCTCGATCTCACGGGCGAACGCGCGCAACTCAGGCTCGGCGTCCTGGCTAGCGAGGAGGATACCACGGGCACGACTGATTTGTGCATTGACGGTGCGCATGTGCTTAACGGCCTCCACGACATCACCAGTGCCAGCCTCGCCCTTAGTCCGGATCATAGCGGCGCCTTCGGAGATGCGGCGCAGGGCCTCCCCGAGGTTGCGGCAACCGCAGACGAAAGGGACTTTGTAGTTGTACTTGGTGACGTGGTATACATCGTCGGCGGGGGTGAGGACCTCGGATTCGTCGATGTAGTCAACGCCAATGGCTTCTAGAATCTTGAGGCCGGTAATTGTTAGTGTTGTCGTTACTTTTTTTATTTGCTTCCCGCGCCACCGGGAGATCTCCGTTCCCCCACCGTGAAGCTATCTACCCCCCTCCCCGCAATGGAGACAAA
Above is a window of Penicillium digitatum chromosome 2, complete sequence DNA encoding:
- a CDS encoding putative Xaa-Pro aminopeptidase P, whose amino-acid sequence is MGAVDTSERLSKLRQLMQQHKVDVYIVPSEDSHQSEYIAPCDARREFISGFSGSAGTAIISLSKAALSTDGRYFNQAAKQLDSNWLLLKGGVEGVPTWQEWTTEEAQGGKAVGVDPSLITAAGARKLAETLKKNGSSLVGVRENLVDLVWGEQRPARPSEKVRVHPEKYAGKAFQEKVAELRKELESKKKAGFIISMLDEIAWLFNLRGTDIPYNPVFFSYAVITPTTAEIYVEDDKLTPEVKVHLGQDVVVKPYDSIFADAKALSTKSQSAGVNGAKFLLSNKASWALSLGLGGEGQVEETRSPVADAKAVKNEVELEGMRACHIRDGAALTEYFAWLENELVNKKTVLDEVDGADKLEQIRSKHDLFAGLSFDTISSTGPNGAVIHYSPEKGSCAIIDPNAIYLCDSGCQYLDGTTDTTRTFHFGTPTEFEKRAFTLVLKGTIGIDMAVFPKGTSGFAIDVLARQHLWKDGLDYLHGTGHGVGSYLNVHEGPIGIGTRVQYTEVPIAAGNVISDEPGYYEDGKFGIRIENIVMAREVKTPHNFGDKQWLGFEHVTMTPIGRNLIEPSLLSDAEIKWVNDYHAEIWAKTEHFFREDNLTRSWLERETQPISK
- a CDS encoding Importin 13, putative; the protein is MATWMSDEGLGARESISEAHILVTELYNPANQRDPARINEIQTRLQQLQKTENAWAIADSLLQNEHSAQHRFMGALTFTVKINVSWNEINQNSATEIMQHLINRFVALATNGEQAMVVRKLASSLVAIFRHPVTPWKQAIWQLAASLVHGGYVSEDQSQAVDFQEQILPALSKSGSGALLFFSIALAEEALRLDSEPQEGSGDSSAVQRAIHNVKDGLLLVQFVLGEIMQHAKVAGDDVIDVALAAEAMNSWKTWLGIHGNRQRSSAGDVNALSVQCGQTVIETLRIPSLSESAASILTQAFESRRWAFDDNSLWLISEIIADSIVTVHIAAVRSGDEGVESMSFVDLLIAYVSHLHLDLFSDPMTPQNAAILTFVHGIFKTPGYASIDDLGTPRVLEFWNDIAESLPDQLEEGSSRSEDLEDWGEEERSEFGAFRHEACDYLLSAYPVLGVELVTVFQRSASSCLESRDWRNFETAMFCIAQLSEAVDENGHADQCLDAIFGSDAFARLCAGGETGIPLKARQTLVDSFGKYESYFERHSLLLPGVLNILFESLNFELCAHTASRSILTLSKSCARVLTSDLPAFLDQLDQFRSKPTATVSTMPKVLEGIATIIQSLPSDQEKVQMLERILGFFVQEANTAREEVTGPAHEFGRLRGHLVLSCIASVGKGLRSESEVIDIELTKEGNPYPPSFWNSGPGSEAQRLIMEAMRVLIVDFPVDSSIIEAACDILKAGYTERAGLFVFPPSMTVDFIKSFPLGISGTDVIMATASSFLASHARHAMNIRSEAEALIDHVAQLFSSMLRDADVYDPETANAGIDFLTRLLPKYYPILFTPLKSNLGAESPLAVLLHFTLHALTRPEPLPLRAASAFWIALIDLRGSSTEEMSILESVHQEFIPRLCYTIIQQIAGRCARSDLVSLSDALRRAIFKKMAMTRPALKAALDSLNAQVTDANGQQVPLLSAQDKSRFLESLAIARGGQKPSLDLVRSFWLKCRGLNFDYAQ
- a CDS encoding Pyridoxine biosynthesis protein pyroA — encoded protein: MAAPNRTTGNDFTVKAGLAQMLKGGVIMDVVNAEQARIAEEAGAAAVMALERVPADIRVEGGVARMSDPGMIKEIMEAVTIPVMAKARIGHFVECQILEAIGVDYIDESEVLTPADDVYHVTKYNYKVPFVCGCRNLGEALRRISEGAAMIRTKGEAGTGDVVEAVKHMRTVNAQISRARGILLASQDAEPELRAFAREIEAPYELVRQAAELGRLPVVNFAAGGVATPADAALMMQLGCDGVFVGSGIFKSGDAKKRARAIVQAVTHYKDPKILAEVSQGLGEAMVGINVKHLPEADKLAGRGW